A single Bacillus sp. OxB-1 DNA region contains:
- a CDS encoding sugar phosphate isomerase/epimerase family protein, with product MQNQFSLAQLTVLECAPPEMTYLAARAGYDFVSFRPIYMGLPGEPNYALAENKEMMKQTKKALSDTGLKLLDIELARIYDEVDPKRYVPAMEVAAELGGRHVLSSIWTDDRSFAIEKFAELCELAKPFGLTVELEYVPIASVSNLADTLSVLRTANQDNAGLMLDIHHFHRAGDKVEDLDAVPREWFRYLHLCDAPGKIPTSKEEMTRILREERSYVGEGGIDVASIVNRIPRVPYSIELPNIKRVKELGYEEFARRCLVTAKEYLHAHPRTDDVYAVSGKDARLNIDR from the coding sequence TTGCAAAACCAATTTTCATTAGCTCAACTGACTGTTCTTGAATGTGCTCCACCTGAAATGACATACCTTGCGGCTCGCGCAGGGTATGACTTCGTAAGCTTCCGGCCGATCTATATGGGCCTTCCTGGCGAGCCGAATTATGCACTCGCTGAAAATAAAGAAATGATGAAGCAAACAAAGAAAGCGCTCTCAGATACGGGATTGAAACTGTTGGATATTGAACTTGCCCGTATTTATGACGAGGTGGATCCAAAAAGATATGTTCCGGCAATGGAAGTGGCGGCAGAGCTAGGGGGGCGCCATGTACTTAGCAGTATTTGGACAGATGATCGGAGCTTTGCCATCGAGAAATTTGCAGAACTCTGTGAGTTGGCAAAACCGTTTGGGCTAACTGTTGAATTGGAATACGTTCCGATTGCGAGCGTATCCAACTTGGCAGATACCTTATCTGTATTACGAACAGCCAATCAAGATAATGCCGGCCTAATGCTCGATATCCATCATTTTCACCGGGCAGGGGATAAGGTGGAAGATTTGGATGCCGTTCCACGCGAATGGTTCCGTTATCTTCATCTATGTGATGCACCTGGAAAAATTCCAACATCAAAAGAAGAAATGACACGTATTTTACGCGAAGAGCGTTCTTATGTTGGGGAGGGCGGCATTGATGTAGCAAGCATCGTAAATCGCATTCCGAGGGTTCCCTATTCCATCGAGCTGCCAAACATTAAACGTGTCAAAGAATTAGGCTATGAAGAGTTTGCGAGACGTTGTTTAGTTACAGCGAAAGAATATTTACACGCTCACCCAAGAACGGATGATGTGTATGCAGTATCTGGAAAAGATGCCCGATTAAATATAGATAGATAA
- a CDS encoding Gfo/Idh/MocA family protein, with translation MKTVTVGLVGAGYAAHLHGRGYSKVHGVQVRLKTIVDLDEKRAKEIAKTYGFEHISSDYQDLLNDEEIDVIDIVTPPHLHLSFALQAIKAGKHVICEKPLTGYFGESSDEKPIGHHVPKAKMYEIVLKEIEEVKQVIASSNRLFMYAENYIYSPNVLKAAEIIQHKKSKLLFMKGEESVRGSSSAVAGNWDKTGGGALMRIGCHPVSGVLWLKQVEAKARGEEISVESVHADTGNLITSLTDYDKRHLTGNPIDVEDFANVTITFSDQTKAVVMASDHVLGGTKNYIEIYANDGVMHCNITPTDNLRTYFLDQERLDDVYFSEMMEEKVGWNNLFVAEEILRGYTGELQDFMECVAENRQPLSGIELAYETIQVVYAAYLSASEGRRIYLADEI, from the coding sequence ATGAAAACTGTTACTGTCGGATTAGTCGGAGCTGGGTATGCGGCGCATTTGCATGGAAGAGGGTATTCCAAAGTTCATGGTGTTCAAGTGCGATTAAAAACGATCGTCGACCTGGATGAGAAGCGTGCGAAAGAGATTGCGAAGACATATGGCTTTGAACATATCAGTTCGGACTATCAAGATCTTCTAAACGATGAAGAGATTGATGTAATTGATATTGTGACACCTCCCCATCTTCATCTATCCTTTGCCTTACAAGCGATTAAAGCAGGAAAACATGTAATTTGCGAGAAGCCATTAACTGGATATTTTGGAGAGTCATCAGATGAAAAACCAATAGGCCATCATGTACCCAAAGCCAAAATGTATGAAATCGTTTTGAAGGAAATTGAAGAAGTGAAACAGGTGATCGCATCAAGTAATCGCTTATTTATGTATGCGGAAAACTACATTTACTCTCCAAATGTGCTAAAAGCAGCGGAAATTATTCAGCATAAAAAAAGTAAGTTATTATTTATGAAGGGTGAGGAGAGTGTCCGAGGATCCAGTTCGGCTGTTGCAGGAAATTGGGATAAAACAGGCGGTGGAGCTTTAATGCGCATCGGCTGTCATCCGGTTTCGGGTGTTCTATGGCTAAAGCAAGTTGAAGCAAAAGCTCGAGGCGAAGAAATTTCTGTAGAAAGTGTTCACGCAGATACAGGTAATCTCATTACATCTCTAACTGATTACGATAAGCGTCATTTAACAGGCAATCCAATAGATGTAGAGGATTTTGCCAATGTCACCATTACTTTTTCAGACCAAACAAAAGCTGTTGTCATGGCAAGCGACCATGTATTGGGCGGAACGAAAAATTATATTGAAATATATGCAAATGATGGTGTCATGCATTGTAATATTACGCCAACAGATAATTTAAGAACCTATTTCTTAGATCAAGAACGGTTGGATGATGTGTATTTTTCCGAAATGATGGAAGAGAAAGTAGGTTGGAATAATCTGTTTGTCGCAGAGGAAATTTTGAGAGGATACACTGGAGAGCTGCAAGATTTCATGGAATGCGTTGCAGAAAATAGGCAACCCCTTTCCGGCATAGAGCTTGCGTACGAAACAATTCAGGTAGTGTATGCAGCCTATTTATCGGCAAGTGAAGGAAGACGAATATATTTGGCGGATGAAATATAG
- a CDS encoding tripartite tricarboxylate transporter permease produces the protein MIEQMLIPLLDIKLFLLVALGTLLGFIIGALPGLSVTMGVTLLVSLTFTWDTLSAIVIMISVFFGGVYGGSRTAILINIPGTASSLAATFDGYPLTKRGEAGKAIGIATIFSVIGGLFGLVVLATAAPFLTDLALQFAPRDYFLIMFLGILLVGSLTTDYLPKSIFVAGAGIILGLVGIDTMTGATRFTFGNLELMGGINYIACLLGLFGLAEVFFQLHNLGKSKANVVIGKVLPPFLSLLKYLPITLRTSIMGVVVGALPGAGGEIASLLAYDHAKRTTKKPNRPFGKGAYEGLIAPETAVMSAVGGALIPMLTLGIPGDAVTAVLIGALLIHGLNPGPMLLIETPDLFWVIVGTSAISLIFVLIWGLSAISLFARVITIPKYILLPIIVFFTVIGSYGINNSVTDVYWMIAFGIIGYFMKLYKFPAGPMVLGIILGPQMDVYLRRSIISEEGSVLGFLGSLVSHPISLVLTLFIVITLFTQTALYRNIKNKMFKPKPIS, from the coding sequence ATGATAGAGCAAATGTTAATACCTCTATTAGATATAAAGTTATTTTTGCTTGTAGCACTTGGGACGCTACTTGGATTTATCATCGGTGCTTTGCCTGGTCTTTCCGTCACAATGGGTGTGACACTATTAGTTTCCCTTACTTTTACGTGGGATACACTTTCCGCAATTGTCATTATGATCTCCGTCTTCTTCGGTGGAGTATATGGCGGGTCGCGAACCGCTATCCTAATTAATATACCGGGAACCGCCTCATCACTTGCTGCCACTTTTGATGGTTATCCGTTAACCAAAAGGGGGGAGGCCGGCAAGGCCATCGGGATTGCGACGATATTCTCGGTCATCGGCGGGCTTTTCGGACTTGTAGTCTTGGCAACAGCTGCTCCTTTCCTGACAGATCTAGCTTTGCAGTTCGCTCCTCGAGATTACTTTCTCATTATGTTTCTCGGTATTTTATTAGTTGGTAGTTTGACAACCGATTATTTACCTAAATCTATCTTCGTTGCAGGAGCTGGAATTATTCTTGGCTTAGTTGGGATCGATACAATGACGGGGGCAACCCGCTTTACTTTTGGTAATTTAGAACTGATGGGCGGCATTAACTATATCGCCTGTTTGCTCGGGTTGTTCGGCTTAGCCGAAGTTTTTTTTCAACTTCATAATTTAGGGAAAAGTAAAGCAAATGTGGTGATTGGAAAAGTCCTCCCGCCATTTCTGTCTTTGCTTAAGTATCTACCGATCACTCTACGAACATCGATTATGGGGGTTGTCGTAGGTGCGTTGCCGGGAGCAGGCGGGGAAATTGCATCTTTACTGGCTTATGACCACGCAAAACGAACAACTAAAAAGCCAAATCGTCCATTTGGAAAGGGAGCTTACGAAGGTTTAATCGCTCCGGAAACGGCTGTTATGTCAGCTGTTGGCGGAGCCCTTATTCCAATGTTAACGCTTGGTATACCTGGAGATGCGGTAACCGCTGTTTTGATCGGGGCTCTCCTTATCCATGGGTTGAATCCAGGACCTATGCTATTGATTGAAACCCCGGATTTATTTTGGGTCATTGTTGGAACTAGTGCTATTTCCCTTATTTTTGTTCTAATTTGGGGACTATCGGCAATATCGCTGTTTGCACGGGTTATTACCATTCCTAAGTATATATTATTGCCTATCATTGTGTTCTTTACTGTAATTGGATCTTATGGAATTAACAACAGCGTAACAGATGTGTACTGGATGATTGCGTTCGGTATCATTGGTTACTTCATGAAACTCTATAAATTCCCAGCAGGTCCGATGGTCTTAGGTATTATTCTTGGTCCACAAATGGACGTCTATTTGAGAAGATCCATTATTTCCGAAGAAGGAAGCGTACTCGGATTTTTAGGAAGCTTAGTCAGCCACCCGATCAGTTTGGTTTTGACACTATTTATCGTCATTACGCTATTTACACAAACTGCCTTGTACCGAAACATTAAAAATAAAATGTTTAAACCAAAACCGATTTCCTAA
- a CDS encoding zinc-dependent alcohol dehydrogenase has product MLELFIEKPLHLELRENSETRSLKDDEVRIKVKYGGICGSDLSVYKGKFSHAVYPIRPGHELVGTIVEKGKYSPYEEGTRVVVLPNTFCSECEMCKQGKTNICVNKKAVGINQEGGFAEEFIISSRFVWPIPDDLSDDRAILIEPFAVVVSGLNKVKISEGMSVAVVGTGAIGLLAASLAYSFGANVTGIDVNTKKHQLVREIGNIRAVYPNDIKDEKFDIVIEAAGTEEAVIQSIQILKPGGSMVALGITGDVKIPYIQVVRNDLTIYGSIIYKFPQDYEKTIEYLRNPSVNVDSIVSKIVSLQEYQTAFQDALSGNFGKILIDFNIK; this is encoded by the coding sequence ATGTTAGAGTTGTTTATTGAAAAGCCTTTGCATTTGGAGCTGAGGGAAAATAGCGAAACACGTTCCCTAAAGGATGATGAAGTCAGAATAAAAGTAAAATATGGCGGGATTTGCGGATCAGATCTGAGTGTGTATAAAGGGAAGTTTTCACATGCAGTATATCCAATTCGGCCAGGGCATGAGCTCGTTGGAACCATTGTGGAAAAAGGGAAATATTCTCCATATGAAGAGGGAACCCGTGTAGTCGTTTTACCAAATACATTCTGTTCTGAATGTGAAATGTGCAAGCAAGGGAAAACAAATATTTGCGTAAATAAAAAAGCAGTCGGGATTAATCAAGAGGGCGGTTTTGCGGAGGAGTTCATCATTTCTTCTCGATTTGTTTGGCCTATTCCTGATGATTTGTCCGATGATCGAGCTATCCTAATTGAACCTTTTGCAGTGGTGGTCAGTGGATTAAACAAAGTTAAGATTTCGGAAGGAATGTCTGTAGCAGTCGTGGGCACTGGAGCTATTGGACTGTTGGCAGCTTCTTTAGCATATTCGTTTGGAGCAAATGTGACGGGGATTGATGTCAACACAAAAAAACATCAATTGGTAAGAGAAATTGGTAATATTCGAGCAGTGTACCCTAATGATATTAAAGATGAGAAATTTGACATTGTCATTGAAGCGGCAGGAACTGAAGAGGCTGTTATCCAATCCATCCAAATTTTAAAACCTGGAGGTTCCATGGTCGCTTTGGGAATCACGGGTGATGTTAAGATCCCTTACATTCAAGTTGTGCGGAATGATTTAACGATCTATGGATCGATTATTTATAAATTTCCGCAAGACTACGAAAAAACGATAGAATACTTACGAAATCCAAGCGTAAATGTAGACTCAATCGTATCAAAAATTGTTTCCCTACAAGAATATCAAACAGCCTTTCAAGATGCCTTGTCAGGAAATTTTGGTAAGATTTTGATTGATTTTAATATTAAATAG
- a CDS encoding tripartite tricarboxylate transporter TctB family protein, with product MHRIIPGLLFVIASTLLVLSFFIEGQKVTDFSSAAFLPAVTAFLMLVCSLFIMKRGVAAPSPHSVPEPGEQEDEEESLVEIEDITKKQLYVRLISFTVVTIIFAYLMNFLNFLIISFVFLFGAMILLNRKKIVTALIVSIIMSGVFYYLFSSVFKIVFPT from the coding sequence GTGCATCGAATTATTCCGGGTCTATTATTTGTAATAGCAAGTACCTTACTCGTGTTATCGTTCTTTATTGAAGGGCAAAAGGTTACTGATTTTTCATCAGCGGCCTTTTTGCCTGCGGTAACTGCATTTCTCATGCTTGTCTGCTCCCTTTTCATTATGAAAAGGGGAGTGGCGGCGCCTTCACCTCACTCGGTTCCAGAACCAGGTGAGCAAGAGGATGAGGAAGAAAGCTTAGTGGAAATTGAAGACATCACCAAGAAACAACTGTATGTTCGTTTAATTTCCTTTACCGTTGTAACGATTATATTCGCATATTTAATGAACTTTCTTAACTTCCTAATCATCTCTTTCGTATTTTTATTTGGAGCTATGATCCTATTAAATAGGAAGAAAATCGTTACGGCTCTCATTGTTTCCATTATTATGTCAGGTGTGTTTTATTACTTATTTTCATCAGTTTTCAAGATTGTGTTTCCCACGTAA
- a CDS encoding tripartite tricarboxylate transporter substrate binding protein — protein MKFRMLAVLLIALSMILAACNSGSSSSSSNESAGAKESDQGSEEKKGSAIDGTMTGVVQWAAGGAADTISRAIAPLAEKELGQSIVMTNKPGATGAIALQHVLDQKPDGKTLLFAAENPALYGVLDISKSDFDDLYPINIFSAAQTAIIVPKDSKYETMADLVEDAKANPGKVKMGSTGPGGQPFVVATMLSTVSQTQFNLVPYDGDGPLVSAILGNHLDASAVGLTAAIENAKAGKIKVLAITDTERVEDLPDVPAITEDVPEMEKFLPWGPFYGVWVRNDTPDEIKEELTEAFKAAQAAPEFQEFLKQTDGVSLGLTGDEAVQYWKDWQSKTAWILHEAGESKVDPATLNIEKKE, from the coding sequence ATGAAGTTTCGTATGTTAGCAGTTTTACTTATTGCGCTAAGCATGATTCTTGCTGCATGTAATTCTGGTTCATCCAGTTCATCATCGAATGAGAGTGCAGGTGCAAAAGAGTCCGATCAAGGATCAGAAGAGAAAAAGGGATCTGCAATTGACGGCACGATGACTGGTGTTGTTCAATGGGCGGCAGGCGGAGCGGCAGATACGATTTCCCGTGCGATTGCTCCTCTAGCTGAAAAAGAATTAGGCCAATCCATTGTTATGACTAACAAGCCTGGAGCAACAGGTGCGATTGCCCTTCAACACGTTTTAGATCAAAAACCAGATGGAAAAACATTATTATTCGCTGCGGAAAACCCTGCACTTTATGGAGTTCTAGATATTTCGAAAAGTGACTTTGATGATCTTTATCCAATCAACATTTTCTCAGCGGCACAAACAGCTATTATTGTACCAAAAGATTCGAAGTACGAAACAATGGCTGATCTAGTCGAAGATGCAAAAGCAAACCCTGGAAAAGTGAAAATGGGTTCAACTGGTCCTGGAGGACAGCCATTCGTAGTAGCTACCATGTTAAGTACTGTTTCACAAACACAATTCAACTTAGTGCCTTATGATGGAGATGGCCCACTCGTTTCTGCCATCCTAGGAAATCACTTAGACGCTTCAGCTGTTGGACTTACTGCCGCGATTGAAAATGCGAAAGCTGGTAAGATCAAGGTTCTAGCGATTACAGATACAGAGCGTGTGGAAGACTTGCCAGATGTTCCTGCAATTACAGAGGACGTTCCTGAAATGGAAAAATTCTTACCTTGGGGTCCATTCTATGGTGTTTGGGTAAGAAATGATACTCCAGATGAAATTAAAGAAGAACTGACAGAAGCCTTTAAAGCTGCCCAAGCAGCACCAGAATTCCAAGAATTCTTAAAACAAACTGACGGTGTTTCACTCGGACTAACAGGCGACGAGGCAGTCCAATACTGGAAAGATTGGCAATCGAAGACAGCTTGGATCCTTCATGAAGCCGGTGAATCAAAAGTAGATCCTGCTACTCTAAATATCGAGAAAAAGGAATAA
- a CDS encoding TRAP transporter substrate-binding protein: MKKLYFVMLLLVALVLAACGGGSSSETNEGSASADSKPTESTSGSSGKTTIMKIGSTDKKDVAMGKAMYKFKEVLEAETNGSITVEVFPDSQLGGERDIIEGIQLGSIQGGPIGAAVMSNFSPRFNLWSLPFIFPTREKSHEILDGPLGQEVLADLEDIGIIGFNFWESGIRNLTNNDGEIKTPDDLNGLKIRTLENQIQLDLWTELGAVPTPMAFPELFTSLQQGVVSGQENPFSVIAEANFYEVQKYLTETQHLIGVNPFLVNKKFYEGLTEDEQVAIKKAADEAQKFQREEKAKEDAHYKDLLIEKGMQITSLTPEERQVWADKATPVYEKHKNEIGEDLVNRLLEEASK; this comes from the coding sequence ATGAAAAAATTGTATTTCGTCATGCTGTTATTAGTTGCCCTCGTATTGGCTGCCTGCGGAGGGGGCTCTTCTTCGGAAACGAATGAAGGATCTGCTTCTGCCGATAGCAAACCAACAGAAAGTACAAGTGGTAGTTCTGGAAAGACGACTATCATGAAAATTGGATCGACTGATAAAAAAGATGTGGCGATGGGGAAGGCCATGTATAAGTTCAAAGAGGTTTTGGAAGCGGAAACAAACGGTTCGATTACAGTAGAAGTATTCCCTGATAGCCAACTAGGCGGAGAGCGAGATATTATTGAAGGAATTCAGTTGGGTTCAATTCAAGGAGGACCTATTGGTGCAGCAGTCATGTCAAACTTCTCACCTCGTTTTAACCTCTGGTCTCTACCATTTATTTTCCCAACTCGGGAAAAGTCACATGAAATATTAGATGGTCCGCTTGGACAAGAAGTATTAGCTGACTTAGAAGACATCGGTATCATCGGATTTAATTTCTGGGAAAGTGGAATCCGTAACCTTACAAACAACGATGGAGAAATCAAGACACCAGATGATTTGAACGGATTGAAGATTAGAACATTGGAAAACCAAATTCAGTTGGATCTTTGGACTGAACTAGGTGCAGTGCCGACACCAATGGCATTCCCTGAATTATTTACTTCCTTGCAACAAGGAGTAGTATCGGGTCAAGAAAATCCATTCAGTGTTATTGCGGAAGCAAATTTCTATGAAGTTCAAAAGTATTTAACAGAAACACAACACTTAATCGGAGTTAACCCTTTCTTAGTTAATAAAAAATTCTATGAAGGCTTAACAGAAGATGAACAAGTCGCTATTAAAAAAGCAGCTGATGAAGCACAAAAGTTCCAACGCGAAGAAAAAGCGAAGGAAGACGCTCATTACAAAGATCTCTTGATCGAAAAAGGAATGCAGATCACTTCATTGACACCTGAAGAGAGACAAGTATGGGCGGATAAAGCAACACCAGTTTATGAGAAACACAAGAATGAAATTGGAGAAGACTTGGTTAATAGACTGTTAGAAGAAGCAAGTAAGTAA
- a CDS encoding TRAP transporter large permease — MGPLLLFGSFMFFLIISVPVAISVGLSSAIMIFQDGMPPTVIIQRLFTTIDSFTLLAVPFFILAGALMERGGMSKRLVDFAYAIVASRTGGLGMVAVLACMFFASISGSGVATVAAIGSIMIPAMVAKGYDKGFASSTVAAAGELGVVIPPSIPLILYGVAAGVSIKDLFFAGIIPGLMIGITFMILVYIVAKVKDYSGDTGYTWKEKFVSFKDGILALIMPFIILGGIYSGIFTPTESAVAACVYALIIGLFVYKELKWSELPQIFYNAALTSSVVLVIIANAGLFGWILTSDGVPQTVATWFSGISNNPIIFLLIINLLLFIVGMFFDSGAAILILAPILVPVAITYGIDPVHFGIVMIVNLAMGMITPPFGVNLFMVSQVANIRMEQLIKYTALFVLVMVFNILLLSYIPSISTWLPQVFTK; from the coding sequence ATGGGTCCGCTTCTCTTATTCGGTTCATTTATGTTTTTTCTGATTATTAGTGTGCCGGTTGCGATATCAGTTGGATTATCCTCGGCCATCATGATTTTCCAAGATGGAATGCCGCCAACCGTAATTATTCAACGCTTGTTTACAACTATTGATTCTTTCACCTTGTTAGCGGTTCCTTTTTTTATCCTAGCAGGTGCTTTGATGGAAAGAGGGGGGATGTCCAAGCGCTTAGTTGATTTTGCCTATGCAATTGTGGCATCAAGAACCGGTGGATTAGGGATGGTTGCCGTCTTGGCCTGTATGTTCTTCGCTTCAATTTCCGGATCGGGAGTAGCCACAGTAGCCGCGATCGGATCTATCATGATTCCTGCAATGGTTGCTAAAGGATATGATAAAGGATTCGCTTCCTCAACAGTCGCCGCTGCAGGTGAATTAGGAGTTGTTATCCCGCCGAGTATTCCGCTCATTCTTTATGGGGTAGCGGCAGGGGTATCCATAAAAGATTTATTTTTCGCCGGAATCATTCCGGGTCTCATGATTGGAATTACATTTATGATACTCGTGTACATTGTTGCAAAAGTAAAAGACTATTCAGGCGACACCGGATATACATGGAAAGAGAAGTTTGTTTCCTTTAAAGATGGCATTTTAGCCTTGATCATGCCTTTCATTATACTAGGCGGTATTTATAGTGGTATTTTCACACCGACTGAATCGGCTGTTGCAGCTTGTGTTTACGCGCTGATCATTGGGCTCTTCGTATATAAAGAGTTGAAGTGGAGCGAGCTGCCGCAAATCTTCTATAATGCGGCATTAACAAGTTCGGTTGTTCTGGTCATCATTGCAAACGCAGGTTTGTTTGGCTGGATTTTAACTAGTGATGGGGTTCCTCAAACAGTTGCTACATGGTTTAGCGGCATCTCGAATAACCCAATTATCTTCTTACTAATTATTAACTTACTTCTATTTATTGTCGGCATGTTCTTTGATTCGGGAGCGGCCATTCTCATTCTGGCTCCAATACTTGTTCCTGTAGCCATCACTTATGGGATCGATCCAGTCCACTTTGGGATTGTCATGATTGTTAACTTAGCGATGGGGATGATTACACCACCATTTGGGGTTAACCTCTTTATGGTAAGCCAGGTTGCCAATATTCGAATGGAGCAATTGATAAAGTATACAGCTCTCTTTGTTCTCGTCATGGTATTTAACATCTTACTATTAAGTTATATCCCAAGTATTTCTACTTGGCTGCCTCAAGTGTTTACAAAGTAA
- a CDS encoding TRAP transporter substrate-binding protein yields MKKAKILSIFMVCLVSIFLAACSDNSESGQQNVAQSEEIKVMKFASINTSDRSITLAMNKFAEQVEKETNGQIKVEVFPDSQLGGERDNFEGLQLGSLQASIISTAVSSSFSPNLSILDLPFLFKDHQTAYNVLDGEIGKKLLDEMIDQGVVGMNFWENGYRHLTNNIREIRTPDDLKGLKIRTMESPIHLDVWKELGVQPTPMAFPELFTALQQGTVDGQENPFVVTATNKFFEVQDYLTVTQHVYGANIFLISDKFWKTLTDDEKEIITKAGEDAKNYQREVEQQQAIEFLTVLEENGMKITELNDNERQQFIDKVQPIYEKYSKELGKELVEDLLEAVK; encoded by the coding sequence ATGAAAAAAGCAAAAATTCTTTCAATCTTTATGGTATGCTTAGTTTCAATTTTTTTAGCTGCTTGTTCTGATAACTCTGAAAGTGGCCAACAAAATGTGGCTCAATCTGAAGAAATAAAAGTTATGAAATTCGCTTCTATTAATACAAGTGATAGATCGATTACATTAGCGATGAATAAATTCGCAGAACAAGTTGAAAAAGAAACAAATGGCCAAATTAAAGTTGAGGTGTTTCCAGATAGCCAATTGGGAGGTGAAAGAGATAATTTTGAGGGCTTACAATTAGGCTCGTTACAGGCGTCCATTATTTCAACAGCCGTATCTTCCTCTTTTTCTCCCAATTTAAGTATTTTAGACTTACCGTTTTTATTTAAAGATCATCAGACCGCTTATAATGTATTAGACGGAGAGATTGGTAAGAAACTTTTAGATGAAATGATAGACCAGGGCGTGGTTGGAATGAATTTCTGGGAAAACGGCTATCGTCATTTAACAAATAATATTAGGGAAATAAGAACACCAGACGATTTAAAAGGGTTGAAAATTAGAACAATGGAAAGCCCTATACATCTAGATGTGTGGAAGGAGCTAGGAGTCCAGCCAACGCCAATGGCTTTTCCGGAACTTTTCACTGCTCTTCAACAAGGAACAGTTGATGGGCAAGAAAATCCGTTTGTAGTTACAGCGACGAATAAGTTTTTTGAGGTTCAAGACTATTTAACAGTTACCCAACATGTGTATGGAGCAAATATATTTTTGATTAGTGACAAGTTTTGGAAGACTCTTACCGATGATGAAAAAGAAATTATTACTAAAGCAGGAGAAGACGCAAAAAATTATCAACGTGAAGTTGAGCAACAACAAGCTATTGAGTTTTTAACTGTCTTGGAAGAAAACGGCATGAAAATTACTGAATTGAATGATAACGAGCGACAGCAATTTATAGATAAAGTACAACCAATTTATGAGAAGTATTCGAAAGAATTAGGCAAAGAGCTAGTTGAAGATTTGCTCGAAGCCGTTAAGTAA
- a CDS encoding TRAP transporter small permease produces the protein MKKFIYLMDKVNFLLKILLGTFLAISLVLLTWQIVARAVFNSPLTWSSELLRYLLVWITFLGAGLAIRYQKLIRLEFLFSLIKFPPTLERAIRGIAVIITMVFCVIILLFSLQILEIVHLQKSAALHIPMSIPYLAIPFGSLIMLFNTLVAWLEGDWDKEGGEVV, from the coding sequence TTGAAAAAATTTATCTATCTGATGGATAAAGTCAATTTTCTTTTGAAAATTCTTTTAGGCACGTTTTTAGCAATTTCTTTAGTACTTCTTACCTGGCAAATCGTTGCAAGAGCCGTTTTTAACTCTCCGCTAACTTGGTCGTCCGAACTATTACGGTATTTACTCGTTTGGATCACCTTCTTAGGAGCTGGCTTAGCGATACGGTACCAAAAATTAATTCGCTTGGAATTTTTGTTTTCCCTAATTAAATTTCCACCAACTCTTGAAAGAGCAATTCGTGGAATAGCAGTAATTATTACAATGGTGTTTTGTGTAATTATCTTGTTATTCAGTCTTCAAATATTGGAGATTGTTCATTTGCAAAAATCAGCTGCTTTACATATTCCAATGTCAATTCCATATTTGGCAATCCCTTTTGGCAGCTTAATTATGCTGTTCAATACATTGGTTGCTTGGCTTGAAGGTGACTGGGATAAGGAAGGAGGCGAAGTAGTCTAA